Proteins encoded together in one Falco peregrinus isolate bFalPer1 chromosome 2, bFalPer1.pri, whole genome shotgun sequence window:
- the HORMAD2 gene encoding HORMA domain-containing protein 2 isoform X1, whose protein sequence is MAGAAAAGPPPQSAAGLGRAAAPRPPPAPSAAPRPAQAAGGARGAGAGAQLQVEGRSLKHRMATHQLLQTGQKTKSSKESVVFPNTIATEQQSVVLVKKLLATSVSCITYMRGLFPERAYATRYLEDLCLKILREDKSCLGSLQIVKWIQGCFDALEKKYLHSAVLAIYTDPKEPETVTEVYQFKFKYKKEVPQMDIISNQMNFMNGVCSEDVKQASRLLICKLYLLMQNLGPLPNDIILTMKLLYYNDVTPKDYQPPGFKEDDSSGDLFFDGDPVNLSIGSVSTGFHLMKVRVTTEKKRMGTVESNLIQKNGPTEISHQGLDCDEEEEEESTKNHPLSVRADSSKLEEDKRDTHPGWETEASSFCLQNTGGKKKGIKERGRMPCSRESQQISCMSLAPSQEEVTGPKKKRKVSEPEELLLEGRKSCSF, encoded by the exons atggcgggggcggcggcggcggggcctcCGCCTCAGAGCGCcgccgggctgggccgggccgccgcccctcgcccgccgcccgcccccagCGCCGCGCCCAGGCCAGCCCAGGCGGCCGGGGGagcccgcggggccggggctggcgcGCAG TTACAAGTGGAAGGCAGGTCTTTGAAACATAGGATGGCTACTCATCAGCTTTTACAGACTGGGCAAAAGACTAAGTCCTCTAAG GAATCAGTGGTGTTCCCCAACACAATTGCTACTGAGCAGCAGTCTGTGGTGCTGGTGAAAAAACTTCTGGCCACCTCTGTATCCTGTATAACATACATGAGAGGGCTGTTCCCAGAGAGGGCTTATGCAACTCGCTATTTAGAAG ACCTCTGTCTAAAAATTCTCCGAGAAGATAAAAGCTGTCTGGGATCGTTGCAGATAGTCAAGTG GATTCAAGGTTGTTTTGATGCTTTGGAGAAGAAGTAT TTACACAGTGCTGTTCTCGCA ATTTACACCGATCCCAAGGAACCGGAG ACAGTGACTGAAGTGTATCAATTCAAGTTCAAGTACAAAAAGGAGGTGCCCCAGATGGACATCATCAG CAACCAAATGAACTTTATGAATGGGGTGTGCAGTGAGGACGTTAAACAGGCCAGCAGGCTCCTGATCTGTAAACTTTACCTGTTAATGCAAAACCTTGGGCCGCTTCCCAATGACATTATCCTGACCATGAAACTCCTCTACTACAATGATG TAACTCCCAAAGATTACCAGCCCCCTGGCTTTAAGGAAGATGACAGCTCTGGTGACCTGTTTTTTGATGGCGATCCTGTCAACCTGAGCATAGGATCAGTCTCCACCGGCTTCCACCTCATGAAAGTGAGAGTgacaactgaaaagaaaagaatggggACAGTTGAAAGCAACCTGATCCAGAAGAATGGCCCTACTGAGATCTCCCATCAAGGGTTAGACTgtgatgaagaggaagaggaggagagcaCAAAG AATCACCCTCTGTCTGTCAGAGCAGATTCAAGTAAGCTTGAAGAAGACAAAAGGGACACCCATCCAGGCTGGGAGACGGAAGCATCTTCTTTTTGCCTTCAAAATACAG GTGGAAAGAAGAAGGGAATAAAGGAGAGAGGCAGGATGCCTTGCTCAAGGGAATCTCAGCAG ATAAGCTGCATGAGCCTTGCACCTAGCCAGGAAGAGGTAACAGGAcccaagaagaaaaggaaggtcagTGAACCAGAGGAGCTGCTTCTGGAAGGCAGGAAATCATGTTCATTCTGA
- the HORMAD2 gene encoding HORMA domain-containing protein 2 isoform X3, producing the protein MAGAAAAGPPPQSAAGLGRAAAPRPPPAPSAAPRPAQAAGGARGAGAGAQLQVEGRSLKHRMATHQLLQTGQKTKSSKESVVFPNTIATEQQSVVLVKKLLATSVSCITYMRGLFPERAYATRYLEDLCLKILREDKSCLGSLQIVKWIQGCFDALEKKYLHSAVLAIYTDPKEPETVTEVYQFKFKYKKEVPQMDIISNQMNFMNGVCSEDVKQASRLLICKLYLLMQNLGPLPNDIILTMKLLYYNDVTPKDYQPPGFKEDDSSGDLFFDGDPVNLSIGSVSTGFHLMKVRVTTEKKRMGTVESNLIQKNGPTEISHQGLDCDEEEEEESTKNHPLSVRADSSKLEEDKRDTHPGWETEASSFCLQNTDKLHEPCT; encoded by the exons atggcgggggcggcggcggcggggcctcCGCCTCAGAGCGCcgccgggctgggccgggccgccgcccctcgcccgccgcccgcccccagCGCCGCGCCCAGGCCAGCCCAGGCGGCCGGGGGagcccgcggggccggggctggcgcGCAG TTACAAGTGGAAGGCAGGTCTTTGAAACATAGGATGGCTACTCATCAGCTTTTACAGACTGGGCAAAAGACTAAGTCCTCTAAG GAATCAGTGGTGTTCCCCAACACAATTGCTACTGAGCAGCAGTCTGTGGTGCTGGTGAAAAAACTTCTGGCCACCTCTGTATCCTGTATAACATACATGAGAGGGCTGTTCCCAGAGAGGGCTTATGCAACTCGCTATTTAGAAG ACCTCTGTCTAAAAATTCTCCGAGAAGATAAAAGCTGTCTGGGATCGTTGCAGATAGTCAAGTG GATTCAAGGTTGTTTTGATGCTTTGGAGAAGAAGTAT TTACACAGTGCTGTTCTCGCA ATTTACACCGATCCCAAGGAACCGGAG ACAGTGACTGAAGTGTATCAATTCAAGTTCAAGTACAAAAAGGAGGTGCCCCAGATGGACATCATCAG CAACCAAATGAACTTTATGAATGGGGTGTGCAGTGAGGACGTTAAACAGGCCAGCAGGCTCCTGATCTGTAAACTTTACCTGTTAATGCAAAACCTTGGGCCGCTTCCCAATGACATTATCCTGACCATGAAACTCCTCTACTACAATGATG TAACTCCCAAAGATTACCAGCCCCCTGGCTTTAAGGAAGATGACAGCTCTGGTGACCTGTTTTTTGATGGCGATCCTGTCAACCTGAGCATAGGATCAGTCTCCACCGGCTTCCACCTCATGAAAGTGAGAGTgacaactgaaaagaaaagaatggggACAGTTGAAAGCAACCTGATCCAGAAGAATGGCCCTACTGAGATCTCCCATCAAGGGTTAGACTgtgatgaagaggaagaggaggagagcaCAAAG AATCACCCTCTGTCTGTCAGAGCAGATTCAAGTAAGCTTGAAGAAGACAAAAGGGACACCCATCCAGGCTGGGAGACGGAAGCATCTTCTTTTTGCCTTCAAAATACAG ATAAGCTGCATGAGCCTTGCACCTAG
- the HORMAD2 gene encoding HORMA domain-containing protein 2 isoform X2 translates to MAGAAAAGPPPQSAAGLGRAAAPRPPPAPSAAPRPAQAAGGARGAGAGAQLQVEGRSLKHRMATHQLLQTGQKTKSSKESVVFPNTIATEQQSVVLVKKLLATSVSCITYMRGLFPERAYATRYLEDLCLKILREDKSCLGSLQIVKWIQGCFDALEKKYIYTDPKEPETVTEVYQFKFKYKKEVPQMDIISNQMNFMNGVCSEDVKQASRLLICKLYLLMQNLGPLPNDIILTMKLLYYNDVTPKDYQPPGFKEDDSSGDLFFDGDPVNLSIGSVSTGFHLMKVRVTTEKKRMGTVESNLIQKNGPTEISHQGLDCDEEEEEESTKNHPLSVRADSSKLEEDKRDTHPGWETEASSFCLQNTGGKKKGIKERGRMPCSRESQQISCMSLAPSQEEVTGPKKKRKVSEPEELLLEGRKSCSF, encoded by the exons atggcgggggcggcggcggcggggcctcCGCCTCAGAGCGCcgccgggctgggccgggccgccgcccctcgcccgccgcccgcccccagCGCCGCGCCCAGGCCAGCCCAGGCGGCCGGGGGagcccgcggggccggggctggcgcGCAG TTACAAGTGGAAGGCAGGTCTTTGAAACATAGGATGGCTACTCATCAGCTTTTACAGACTGGGCAAAAGACTAAGTCCTCTAAG GAATCAGTGGTGTTCCCCAACACAATTGCTACTGAGCAGCAGTCTGTGGTGCTGGTGAAAAAACTTCTGGCCACCTCTGTATCCTGTATAACATACATGAGAGGGCTGTTCCCAGAGAGGGCTTATGCAACTCGCTATTTAGAAG ACCTCTGTCTAAAAATTCTCCGAGAAGATAAAAGCTGTCTGGGATCGTTGCAGATAGTCAAGTG GATTCAAGGTTGTTTTGATGCTTTGGAGAAGAAGTAT ATTTACACCGATCCCAAGGAACCGGAG ACAGTGACTGAAGTGTATCAATTCAAGTTCAAGTACAAAAAGGAGGTGCCCCAGATGGACATCATCAG CAACCAAATGAACTTTATGAATGGGGTGTGCAGTGAGGACGTTAAACAGGCCAGCAGGCTCCTGATCTGTAAACTTTACCTGTTAATGCAAAACCTTGGGCCGCTTCCCAATGACATTATCCTGACCATGAAACTCCTCTACTACAATGATG TAACTCCCAAAGATTACCAGCCCCCTGGCTTTAAGGAAGATGACAGCTCTGGTGACCTGTTTTTTGATGGCGATCCTGTCAACCTGAGCATAGGATCAGTCTCCACCGGCTTCCACCTCATGAAAGTGAGAGTgacaactgaaaagaaaagaatggggACAGTTGAAAGCAACCTGATCCAGAAGAATGGCCCTACTGAGATCTCCCATCAAGGGTTAGACTgtgatgaagaggaagaggaggagagcaCAAAG AATCACCCTCTGTCTGTCAGAGCAGATTCAAGTAAGCTTGAAGAAGACAAAAGGGACACCCATCCAGGCTGGGAGACGGAAGCATCTTCTTTTTGCCTTCAAAATACAG GTGGAAAGAAGAAGGGAATAAAGGAGAGAGGCAGGATGCCTTGCTCAAGGGAATCTCAGCAG ATAAGCTGCATGAGCCTTGCACCTAGCCAGGAAGAGGTAACAGGAcccaagaagaaaaggaaggtcagTGAACCAGAGGAGCTGCTTCTGGAAGGCAGGAAATCATGTTCATTCTGA
- the HORMAD2 gene encoding HORMA domain-containing protein 2 isoform X5, which produces MATHQLLQTGQKTKSSKESVVFPNTIATEQQSVVLVKKLLATSVSCITYMRGLFPERAYATRYLEDLCLKILREDKSCLGSLQIVKWIQGCFDALEKKYLHSAVLAIYTDPKEPETVTEVYQFKFKYKKEVPQMDIISNQMNFMNGVCSEDVKQASRLLICKLYLLMQNLGPLPNDIILTMKLLYYNDVTPKDYQPPGFKEDDSSGDLFFDGDPVNLSIGSVSTGFHLMKVRVTTEKKRMGTVESNLIQKNGPTEISHQGLDCDEEEEEESTKNHPLSVRADSSKLEEDKRDTHPGWETEASSFCLQNTGGKKKGIKERGRMPCSRESQQISCMSLAPSQEEVTGPKKKRKVSEPEELLLEGRKSCSF; this is translated from the exons ATGGCTACTCATCAGCTTTTACAGACTGGGCAAAAGACTAAGTCCTCTAAG GAATCAGTGGTGTTCCCCAACACAATTGCTACTGAGCAGCAGTCTGTGGTGCTGGTGAAAAAACTTCTGGCCACCTCTGTATCCTGTATAACATACATGAGAGGGCTGTTCCCAGAGAGGGCTTATGCAACTCGCTATTTAGAAG ACCTCTGTCTAAAAATTCTCCGAGAAGATAAAAGCTGTCTGGGATCGTTGCAGATAGTCAAGTG GATTCAAGGTTGTTTTGATGCTTTGGAGAAGAAGTAT TTACACAGTGCTGTTCTCGCA ATTTACACCGATCCCAAGGAACCGGAG ACAGTGACTGAAGTGTATCAATTCAAGTTCAAGTACAAAAAGGAGGTGCCCCAGATGGACATCATCAG CAACCAAATGAACTTTATGAATGGGGTGTGCAGTGAGGACGTTAAACAGGCCAGCAGGCTCCTGATCTGTAAACTTTACCTGTTAATGCAAAACCTTGGGCCGCTTCCCAATGACATTATCCTGACCATGAAACTCCTCTACTACAATGATG TAACTCCCAAAGATTACCAGCCCCCTGGCTTTAAGGAAGATGACAGCTCTGGTGACCTGTTTTTTGATGGCGATCCTGTCAACCTGAGCATAGGATCAGTCTCCACCGGCTTCCACCTCATGAAAGTGAGAGTgacaactgaaaagaaaagaatggggACAGTTGAAAGCAACCTGATCCAGAAGAATGGCCCTACTGAGATCTCCCATCAAGGGTTAGACTgtgatgaagaggaagaggaggagagcaCAAAG AATCACCCTCTGTCTGTCAGAGCAGATTCAAGTAAGCTTGAAGAAGACAAAAGGGACACCCATCCAGGCTGGGAGACGGAAGCATCTTCTTTTTGCCTTCAAAATACAG GTGGAAAGAAGAAGGGAATAAAGGAGAGAGGCAGGATGCCTTGCTCAAGGGAATCTCAGCAG ATAAGCTGCATGAGCCTTGCACCTAGCCAGGAAGAGGTAACAGGAcccaagaagaaaaggaaggtcagTGAACCAGAGGAGCTGCTTCTGGAAGGCAGGAAATCATGTTCATTCTGA
- the HORMAD2 gene encoding HORMA domain-containing protein 2 isoform X4, translating into MVLTVLALSFGLGLSVPGEESVVFPNTIATEQQSVVLVKKLLATSVSCITYMRGLFPERAYATRYLEDLCLKILREDKSCLGSLQIVKWIQGCFDALEKKYLHSAVLAIYTDPKEPETVTEVYQFKFKYKKEVPQMDIISNQMNFMNGVCSEDVKQASRLLICKLYLLMQNLGPLPNDIILTMKLLYYNDVTPKDYQPPGFKEDDSSGDLFFDGDPVNLSIGSVSTGFHLMKVRVTTEKKRMGTVESNLIQKNGPTEISHQGLDCDEEEEEESTKNHPLSVRADSSKLEEDKRDTHPGWETEASSFCLQNTGGKKKGIKERGRMPCSRESQQISCMSLAPSQEEVTGPKKKRKVSEPEELLLEGRKSCSF; encoded by the exons ATGGTACTGACAGTCTTGGCTCTCAGTTTTGGACTTGGCCTGTCGGTGCCTGGTGAG GAATCAGTGGTGTTCCCCAACACAATTGCTACTGAGCAGCAGTCTGTGGTGCTGGTGAAAAAACTTCTGGCCACCTCTGTATCCTGTATAACATACATGAGAGGGCTGTTCCCAGAGAGGGCTTATGCAACTCGCTATTTAGAAG ACCTCTGTCTAAAAATTCTCCGAGAAGATAAAAGCTGTCTGGGATCGTTGCAGATAGTCAAGTG GATTCAAGGTTGTTTTGATGCTTTGGAGAAGAAGTAT TTACACAGTGCTGTTCTCGCA ATTTACACCGATCCCAAGGAACCGGAG ACAGTGACTGAAGTGTATCAATTCAAGTTCAAGTACAAAAAGGAGGTGCCCCAGATGGACATCATCAG CAACCAAATGAACTTTATGAATGGGGTGTGCAGTGAGGACGTTAAACAGGCCAGCAGGCTCCTGATCTGTAAACTTTACCTGTTAATGCAAAACCTTGGGCCGCTTCCCAATGACATTATCCTGACCATGAAACTCCTCTACTACAATGATG TAACTCCCAAAGATTACCAGCCCCCTGGCTTTAAGGAAGATGACAGCTCTGGTGACCTGTTTTTTGATGGCGATCCTGTCAACCTGAGCATAGGATCAGTCTCCACCGGCTTCCACCTCATGAAAGTGAGAGTgacaactgaaaagaaaagaatggggACAGTTGAAAGCAACCTGATCCAGAAGAATGGCCCTACTGAGATCTCCCATCAAGGGTTAGACTgtgatgaagaggaagaggaggagagcaCAAAG AATCACCCTCTGTCTGTCAGAGCAGATTCAAGTAAGCTTGAAGAAGACAAAAGGGACACCCATCCAGGCTGGGAGACGGAAGCATCTTCTTTTTGCCTTCAAAATACAG GTGGAAAGAAGAAGGGAATAAAGGAGAGAGGCAGGATGCCTTGCTCAAGGGAATCTCAGCAG ATAAGCTGCATGAGCCTTGCACCTAGCCAGGAAGAGGTAACAGGAcccaagaagaaaaggaaggtcagTGAACCAGAGGAGCTGCTTCTGGAAGGCAGGAAATCATGTTCATTCTGA